The Cydia amplana chromosome 19, ilCydAmpl1.1, whole genome shotgun sequence genome includes a window with the following:
- the LOC134656749 gene encoding uncharacterized protein LOC134656749, translating to MAYFGNLANFDHKTGEWQIFHSKLKQFFVVNKVVDEEDKRALLFTLMTDETYRLLRNLAHPKELEELEFKELVKLLDGHFKKKQCTYADKAKFYAATRVPSETLGDWAARLRGLATYCNFGAALEANLADRFILGLGSGPERDKLFEKTATLSMAEALEIAEKAAVAREAKTEMAATVKEEPVFYGASGNGHGRGGWNKGHRGRSNSGGGNRPAGGDQGQRDDFRCAVCGMRNHDVDSCRYKNYRCQKCGVIGHLKKVCKSKISRVNCIATEREENVTEGAEQCCRECQNFNLRS from the coding sequence atggcttaTTTTGGAAATTTAGCGAATTTCGATCACAAAACTGGTGAATGGCAGATATTTCACAGCAaattaaagcaattttttgtgGTGAATAAAGTTGTGGATGAAGAGGACAAGCGCGCCCTTTTGTTCACTCTCATGACAGACGAAACCTACCGCTTGTTACGTAACTTGGCTCATCCAAAGGAATTAGAGGAGCTCGAGTTCAAAGAGCTAGTGAAATTACTCGATGGCCACTTCAAGAAAAAGCAGTGTACGTACGCTGATAAGGCCAAGTTTTATGCTGCGACGAGAGTACCAAGCGAGACTTTAGGGGACTGGGCGGCGCGATTAAGAGGATTAGCAACTTATTGCAATTTTGGCGCGGCCCTGGAAGCGAATTTAGCAGATCGTTTCATCCTAGGCTTGGGCTCGGGGCCCGAGCgtgataaattatttgaaaaaacgGCTACCCTTTCGATGGCGGAGGCTCTGGAGATTGCAGAGAAAGCGGCGGTCGCTAGGGAAGCGAAGACGGAGATGGCGGCAACTGTCAAAGAAGAGCCCGTATTTTATGGGGCTAGTGGTAATGGGCACGGCCGAGGCGGCTGGAACAAAGGGCATCGCGGCCGTAGCAACAGCGGTGGCGGAAACCGGCCGGCCGGAGGCGACCAGGGGCAGCGAGATGATTTCCGTTGTGCCGTTTGTGGAATGAGAAACCATGATGTAGATAGTTGCCGTTACAAGAATTATCGATGCCAGAAATGTGGAGTTATAGGACATTTGAAAAAAGTATGTAAAAGCAAGATTTCGCGAGTGAACTGCATCGCCACTGAACGGGAGGAAAACGTGACCGAAGGAGCTGAGCAGTGTTGTAGGGAGTGCCAAAACTTTAATTTAAG